One genomic segment of Arachis duranensis cultivar V14167 chromosome 4, aradu.V14167.gnm2.J7QH, whole genome shotgun sequence includes these proteins:
- the LOC107484942 gene encoding LOW QUALITY PROTEIN: AMP deaminase-like (The sequence of the model RefSeq protein was modified relative to this genomic sequence to represent the inferred CDS: substituted 1 base at 1 genomic stop codon): MMDAYAFHLALAALVGASAVAVSAYFMHRKTLSQLLEFARAVDDDAGDTGGDGDLTNHARKHVNGGGGGVRARRRGRGYYRRGLSLPDVGAISGGGGMDGEDKWNGLPPVDGIPAGLPRLQSLREAKSMHPGTPKRNILRPISPKSPVASASAFESVEGSDDDDIAADNAAMDTTYLHTNGNVGTEVKNPYETLPDNVNANGEKMQIAATTPSMIRSHSMSGDLHGVPPDPIAADILRKEPEQETFVRLKVSPIGMNISXEAPSPDEVEVYVVLQECLEMRKRYVFKEAVAPWDKEVISDPSTPKPNPQPFFYAPEGKSDHYFEMQDGVIHVYPNKDSTEELYPVADATTFFTDLHHILRVIAIGNIRTLCHHRLNLLEQKFNLHLMLNADREFLAQKSAPHRDFYNVRKVDTHVHHSACMNQKHLLRFIKSKLRKEPDEVVIFRDGTYLTLKEVFESLDLTGYDLNVDLLDVHADKSTFHRFDKFNLKYNPCGQSRLREIFPQSQNCVKLFCRFLGEVTKQVFADLAASKYQMAEYRISIYGRKQSEWDQLASWIVNNELYSENVVWLIQLPRLYNVYKEMGIVTSFQNILDNIFIPLFEVTVDPDSHPQLHVFLKQVVGLDLVDDESKPERRPTKHMPTPAQWTNVFNPAFSYYAYYCYANLYTLNKLRESKGMTTIKFRPHSGEAGDIDHLAATFLTAHNIAHGINLRKSPVLQYLYYLAQIGLAMSPLSNNSLFLDYHRNPFPMFFSRGLNVSLSTDDPLQIHLTKEPLVEEYSIAASVWKLSACDLCEIARNSVYQSGFSHALKSHWIGQEYYKRGPDGNDIQKTNVPHIRLEFRDMIWRDEMQQVYLGKAVIPEVVDR; this comes from the exons ATGATGGACGCTTATGCCTTCCACCTCGCTCTTGCCGCTCTCGTCGGAGCTTCGGCGGTAGCTGTCTCTGCCTACTTCATGCACCGCAAGACCCTCTCCCAGCTCCTTGAGTTTGCGCGCGCCGTCGACGATGACGCCGGTGATACCGGCGGTGACGGAGATTTGACGAACCATGCAAGGAAGCATGTCAATGGTGGCGGCGGTGGAGTCCGCGCCAGGAGGAGGGGGAGAGGTTACTACCGGCGAGGGTTGTCGCTGCCGGATGTCGGAGCGATCTCCGGCGGTGGCGGGATGGACGGTGAGGATAAGTGGAACGGACTGCCTCCAGTCGATGGGATTCCGGCAGGATTGCCGCGGCTGCAATCGCTCCGGGAAG CAAAATCCATGCATCCTGGTACCCCAAAGAGAAATATTTTAAGACCAATTTCTCCCAAGTCACCTGTTGCAAGTGCCAGCGCCTTTGAAAGTGTAGAAGGatcagatgatgatgatattgcCGCTGACAATGCTGCAATGGATACAACATATCTGCATACAAATGGAAATGTT GGTACAGAAGTTAAAAACCCATACGAGACTTTACCTGATAATGTTAATGCTAATGGAGAGAAGATGCAAATAGCTGCCACAACACCAAGTATGATCCGTTCTCATAGTATGTCCGGTGACCTGCATGGTGTTCCACCTGATCCAATTGCAGCGGACATTCTCAGGAAAGAGCCAGAGCAAGAAACTTTTGTTCGACTTAAAGTTTCTCCCATTGGTATGAATATTTCCTGAGAGGCTCCATCACCTGATGAAGTGGAAGTCTATGTGGTTCTTCAAGAGTGCCTTGAAAtgagaaaaagatatgtttttaAAGAAGCGGTTGCTCCATGGGACAAAGAAGTTATATCTGACCCCAGTACTCCAAAGCCTAACCCACAGCCATTCTTTTATGCACCTGAAGGAAAGTCTGAT CACTACTTTGAAATGCAAGATGGGGTTATTCATGTATATCCAAATAAAGACT CAACAGAAGAGCTTTATCCTGTTGCAGATGCAACTACTTTTTTCACCGACCTCCATCATATACTTCGAGTCATAGCAATAGGGAATATACGAACTTTATGTCATCACCGGCTTAATCTTCTAGAACAA AAATTCAATCTGCATTTGATGCTAAATGCGGATAGGGAATTTCTTGCCCAAAAAAGTGCTCCACATCGAGACTTCTACAATGTCAGGAAAGTTGATACACATGTCCATCACTCAGCCTGCATGAATCAGAAACATCTTTTAAggtttataaaatcaaaactGAGGAAAGAGCCCGATGAG GTTGTAATATTTCGAGATGGGACATATCTCACATTGAAAGAAGTTTTCGAGAGTCTGGATTTGACTGG ATATGATCTCAATGTTGACCTTTTGGACGTTCATGCAGACAAGAGCACATTTCATCGCTTTGACAAATTTAATCTTAAATACAATCCTTGTGGGCAAAGTAGGCTGAGGGAGATATTCCCACAATCTCAAAATTGTGTCaaactttttt GTCGTTTCCTTGGTGAGGTGACAAAGCAAGTGTTTGCTGATCTTGCGGCCAGTAAATATCAG ATGGCAGAGTACAGAATATCAATATATGGGAGGAAACAAAGTGAGTGGGACCAACTAGCAAGTTGGATAGTCAATAATGAACTGTATAGCGAGAATGTTGTTTGGCTGATCcag CTTCCAAGGTTGTACAACGTGTACAAAGAGATGGGAATTGTGACCTCATTCCAGAACATCCTTGACAATATCTTTATTCCACTTTTTGAGGTTACTGTGGACCCTGATTCGCATCCTCAACTGCATGTTTTCTTGAAACAG GTTGTTGGGTTGGATTTAGTGGATGATGAAAGCAAACCTGAAAGACGGCCAACAAAACACATGCCTACACCTGCTCAATGGACTAACGTATTCAATCCAGCATTTTCATACTATGCCTATTACTGTTATGCCAATCTTTACACCTTAAACAAG CTACGTGAGTCAAAGGGAATGACAACCATTAAATTCCGTCCACATTCTGGAGAG GCTGGTGATATTGACCACCTAGCTGCAACCTTTCTTACGGCCCACAACATTGCGCATGGAATCAATTTGAGAAAATCTCCTGTTCTTcagtatttatattatttagctCAA ATTGGACTGGCAATGTCTCCTCTCAGCAATAACTCCCTATTCTTAGACTACCATCGAAATCCTTTTCCAATGTTCTTCTCACGGGGATTGAATGTTTCACTTTCTACCGATGATCCACTCCAAATTCACTTGACAAAGGAACCATTGGTTGAAGAATATAGCATAGCAGCTTCT GTATGGAAGCTGAGTGCATGTGATTTGTGTGAGATTGCCCGCAATTCTGTTTATCAATCAGGTTTTTCACATGCATTGAAG TCACATTGGATAGGTCAGGAGTACTATAAGAGGGGGCCAGATGGAAATGATATTCAAAAAACAAATGTTCCACATATACGGTTGGAATTCCGAGACATG ATTTGGAGAGATGAGATGCAACAGGTTTATCTGGGCAAAGCCGTCATTCCTGAAGTAGTGGACAGATAG